A window of the Yersinia rochesterensis genome harbors these coding sequences:
- the elyC gene encoding envelope biogenesis factor ElyC — translation MLFTLKKFVGGLLMPLPFLLIIMGLALILLWFTRWQKSGKTLFALSWLVLLLISLQPVADRLLLPLEKQYATYQGNDPVDYIVVLGGGYTFNPNWAPSANLFSNSLPRVTEGIRLYRVHPNAKMVFTGGASPNSQSSAKTAAQVAESLGVPAADIIALEQPKDTAEEAAAVATLVGNKPFLLVTSASHLPRAIKFFTAKGLNPIPAPANQLAITSPLHSWERTIPAATYLGHSERAWYETLGLIWQTLTGNKNDE, via the coding sequence ATGCTTTTTACCCTAAAAAAGTTTGTTGGCGGCTTATTAATGCCACTGCCCTTTCTGCTTATCATCATGGGGCTGGCATTAATCTTATTGTGGTTTACCCGCTGGCAAAAAAGTGGCAAAACGCTTTTTGCATTAAGTTGGCTGGTATTATTGCTTATTAGCCTACAACCCGTCGCCGATCGCCTGTTATTGCCGTTGGAAAAACAATATGCAACTTATCAGGGAAACGACCCGGTAGATTACATTGTTGTCCTCGGTGGCGGCTACACGTTTAATCCGAATTGGGCGCCAAGTGCTAATTTATTCTCGAATAGTTTACCGCGAGTGACTGAAGGGATCCGGCTGTATCGCGTGCATCCTAACGCAAAAATGGTATTTACCGGTGGCGCTAGCCCGAACAGCCAAAGCAGTGCAAAAACAGCGGCGCAGGTAGCGGAAAGTTTAGGGGTTCCGGCGGCGGATATTATTGCATTAGAGCAACCCAAAGATACGGCTGAAGAAGCGGCAGCGGTAGCTACCTTGGTGGGTAATAAACCTTTTTTGCTAGTAACCTCAGCCAGTCATTTGCCTCGGGCGATAAAATTCTTTACCGCCAAGGGGTTAAATCCTATTCCAGCGCCCGCCAATCAGTTAGCTATTACCAGCCCCTTACACAGTTGGGAGCGTACTATTCCGGCAGCAACCTATTTGGGTCATTCCGAGCGCGCCTGGTATGAAACCTTGGGGCTAATCTGGCAAACATTAACGGGCAATAAAAATGATGAATAA